The following proteins come from a genomic window of Limosilactobacillus reuteri:
- a CDS encoding AzlC family ABC transporter permease has translation MAKAQINPERTRWLEVLGVSMPLCLSYIPIGLACGILLHAAGLNFIMILLVSVLVFSGGAQFILASLLASNAPLGTIFISLFFLELRYALLGSSLSKYIKDKSARFIFIFSASMNDENYAVNYMKFATDKKWNPDDALLVEYYSLAAWSISNMVGGLIGGAISIDLEVVDFALTALFLYMIVMQVQNHLTLVIGILAAVLGVYFQALTKSTLGIIIATLIASFVGFLIENTVRHHSKHPNSNWFLTKMFRPKITKTTIEDKQAQQKEVKEVEKLETKIEDVVEHHDEKHEEKKHDDQHPDEG, from the coding sequence GTGGCTAAAGCACAAATAAATCCAGAAAGGACACGCTGGCTTGAGGTGCTTGGTGTCTCAATGCCATTATGTCTTAGTTATATTCCGATTGGATTGGCCTGTGGAATCTTACTACACGCAGCAGGTTTAAACTTTATAATGATTTTATTGGTGTCGGTATTAGTGTTCTCTGGTGGGGCACAATTTATTCTGGCATCGTTATTAGCAAGTAACGCTCCATTAGGGACTATCTTTATCTCACTTTTCTTCTTGGAATTACGATATGCATTGTTAGGATCGAGTTTATCTAAATATATTAAGGATAAATCAGCACGTTTCATCTTCATCTTTTCTGCATCAATGAACGATGAAAACTATGCTGTTAACTATATGAAGTTTGCAACTGATAAGAAATGGAACCCCGATGACGCGTTGTTAGTGGAGTATTATTCACTTGCAGCATGGTCGATTTCAAACATGGTTGGTGGTTTGATTGGTGGTGCAATTTCGATTGACCTTGAAGTGGTTGATTTTGCATTAACTGCCTTATTCTTATATATGATCGTAATGCAGGTTCAAAATCACTTGACCCTAGTTATTGGAATTTTGGCAGCTGTTCTTGGTGTGTACTTCCAGGCATTAACTAAAAGTACACTGGGGATTATTATTGCGACCTTAATTGCTTCCTTTGTTGGATTCTTGATTGAAAATACAGTTCGTCACCATAGTAAGCATCCAAACTCGAACTGGTTCTTGACAAAAATGTTTAGGCCGAAGATCACAAAGACTACGATCGAGGATAAACAAGCTCAACAAAAAGAAGTTAAGGAAGTTGAAAAACTGGAAACTAAGATTGAAGATGTTGTTGAACACCATGATGAGAAACATGAAGAGAAAAAACATGATGATCAACATCCTGATGAGGGCTAG
- a CDS encoding HAMP domain-containing sensor histidine kinase — protein MKLTGREKSSLILEGVVTVILLLLLNMAIIVIIQDAIQSNPGVTNGIFMIKQSLKIGPLQAQIWSYQRILIAFLVIIDVWVVWWRLRRRYHLYQMDHIIAELHYIAQGHLDHRIPFRLKGNQQHVITSVNALVDSAVRSMDDERKIEKSKDELITNVSHDLRTPLTSIIGYLGLIEDKQYRSEEDILKYTHTAYEKAKQMKTLVDDLFEYTKVQQHGAPVNIMKIDLNQLIEQLTASFELEAQHRGIEITSSVIPNPLMIEADPEKLGRVFNNLVSNAFKYGNGASYIRIDARQENDMVVVKVANDGTPIPKESLDHLFERFYRAEASRSRATGGTGLGLAIVKSIVDLHHGSVKVTSNEDETAFIVTLPLKQEIKENNQK, from the coding sequence GTGAAGTTAACGGGGCGTGAAAAGAGTTCGCTTATTTTAGAAGGGGTAGTAACGGTTATTCTCTTGTTATTGCTGAATATGGCGATTATCGTAATTATTCAAGATGCCATTCAGTCAAATCCGGGAGTAACCAATGGAATCTTTATGATTAAGCAATCATTGAAGATTGGCCCTCTTCAAGCACAAATATGGAGCTACCAGCGGATCTTAATTGCCTTTTTAGTAATTATTGATGTGTGGGTGGTATGGTGGCGATTGCGTCGACGGTATCATCTTTATCAAATGGATCATATTATCGCAGAATTACACTATATTGCGCAGGGGCACTTAGATCATCGGATTCCGTTTCGACTAAAGGGGAATCAACAGCATGTTATTACTAGTGTAAATGCATTAGTTGATAGCGCGGTGCGGTCGATGGATGATGAACGGAAGATTGAAAAGTCAAAGGATGAGTTAATTACTAATGTTAGCCATGATTTACGGACGCCATTGACCAGTATTATTGGTTATTTGGGACTGATTGAAGATAAGCAGTATCGTAGTGAGGAAGATATTCTAAAATACACCCATACTGCTTATGAGAAGGCTAAGCAAATGAAGACCTTAGTCGACGATTTGTTTGAATATACAAAGGTCCAACAACATGGTGCACCCGTAAATATTATGAAAATCGATCTTAACCAGTTGATTGAACAGTTAACAGCAAGCTTTGAACTAGAGGCCCAGCATCGCGGAATTGAAATTACTTCATCAGTTATTCCGAATCCATTAATGATCGAGGCAGACCCTGAGAAACTTGGTCGAGTTTTTAATAATTTGGTTTCAAATGCTTTTAAATATGGCAATGGTGCAAGTTACATCCGGATCGATGCTCGGCAAGAAAATGATATGGTGGTCGTAAAAGTTGCTAATGACGGTACACCAATTCCTAAAGAATCACTTGATCACCTATTTGAACGGTTCTATCGTGCAGAAGCTTCTCGTTCACGAGCTACTGGAGGAACAGGGTTAGGCTTAGCGATTGTTAAAAGCATTGTTGATCTTCATCATGGGAGTGTCAAGGTTACCTCAAATGAAGACGAAACAGCATTTATTGTTACATTGCCTTTAAAACAAGAGATTAAAGAAAACAACCAAAAATGA
- a CDS encoding AzlD domain-containing protein, whose product MEQLLSNKIVYHIIVIILAALAAFIPRYLPVLFFSTRKIPEWFNEWMKYVPVSLFATLVVKGIFLTGSYHFTLFGYPERIIAAVIVIVIAYFTRSMSISVIAGLVAVWLLSLAL is encoded by the coding sequence ATGGAACAACTATTAAGTAATAAAATCGTTTACCATATTATAGTGATTATCTTGGCAGCTTTAGCGGCATTTATTCCCCGTTATCTACCAGTATTATTCTTTTCAACGCGAAAAATTCCAGAATGGTTTAATGAATGGATGAAATATGTCCCAGTTAGTTTATTTGCGACCCTGGTTGTAAAAGGGATCTTCTTAACTGGCTCTTATCATTTTACTTTATTTGGTTATCCAGAACGAATTATTGCCGCAGTGATCGTGATTGTGATTGCATACTTTACGCGGTCAATGTCGATTTCAGTAATTGCTGGATTAGTTGCTGTTTGGCTTCTGAGTTTAGCGTTATAA
- a CDS encoding LysR family transcriptional regulator, translating to MSTLDFKQTIAFVNLANTLDYQYAAKKSGITVDELVRTIKALENELNIKLIRPEGGVVELTEIGAKLLPLITEIAQKQAKLLSVVTDYRKKEAEEAIKVAVVPGFANYQAAPVVKKLAQQHKMNIVEDIDPMAQLQQGESELAFISYAGKLPDDFEVLSVGTDDLVAYIPARNPLSKQKELTLTDLKAEKFLTLNHQNPFAVLVQQVCAAAGFDPYSVFEGEKGRTLVNMVALGMGITLLMEQSISENLDSKVVKVPIVPQVTQKLAFVRRKNNVEQTPRQEKLWQALKESFAKQKKDLTISQTTLIIINNKNTFNLVP from the coding sequence GTGAGTACGTTGGATTTTAAGCAAACAATTGCATTTGTTAATCTTGCTAATACTTTAGATTATCAATATGCAGCAAAAAAATCAGGGATAACGGTTGATGAATTGGTTCGCACAATTAAGGCACTTGAAAATGAGCTTAACATCAAGCTTATTAGACCTGAAGGCGGCGTAGTTGAATTAACTGAAATCGGGGCAAAACTTTTACCGTTGATCACTGAAATTGCTCAAAAACAAGCTAAATTATTATCGGTAGTTACGGATTATCGAAAAAAGGAAGCAGAAGAAGCGATCAAAGTTGCTGTTGTCCCAGGCTTTGCTAATTATCAAGCAGCCCCGGTTGTTAAAAAATTAGCTCAGCAGCATAAAATGAATATTGTTGAAGATATTGATCCAATGGCACAGCTACAACAAGGGGAAAGCGAGCTGGCATTTATTAGTTATGCTGGCAAACTTCCTGATGATTTTGAAGTGCTTTCAGTGGGAACTGATGATTTAGTAGCTTATATCCCAGCGCGGAATCCACTTTCTAAACAAAAAGAATTAACGCTTACGGATCTAAAAGCAGAAAAGTTCTTAACACTAAACCATCAAAATCCGTTTGCAGTCTTGGTTCAACAAGTTTGTGCTGCGGCTGGATTTGACCCATATTCCGTTTTTGAAGGAGAAAAGGGAAGAACATTAGTAAATATGGTTGCTTTGGGGATGGGGATAACCTTGTTGATGGAACAATCAATAAGTGAAAACTTAGATAGCAAAGTGGTTAAAGTGCCAATCGTTCCCCAAGTTACCCAAAAACTTGCTTTTGTTCGTCGCAAAAATAATGTCGAACAGACGCCAAGGCAAGAAAAGCTATGGCAAGCTCTAAAAGAATCTTTTGC